In the Micromonospora narathiwatensis genome, one interval contains:
- a CDS encoding arsenate reductase/protein-tyrosine-phosphatase family protein — translation MPPFTVLHVCMGNICRSPMAERLLVLAVEERLRRLGVDPAGADELVHSHSAGTGGWHAGEEMNPPAARQVTSRGGAVAGFAARKLRSDLIDAADLVLTATADQQEYVVALRPDAAARTFVLGEFGRLLGGVERSGLPPVEATPAAVYARGVALVAAVDAARQGAATLPTDDLDDPWGRGDQCFTRVADEIEETVHPLAAALLS, via the coding sequence GTGCCGCCGTTCACCGTCCTGCACGTCTGCATGGGCAACATCTGCCGGTCGCCGATGGCCGAGCGGCTGCTGGTGCTCGCCGTCGAGGAGCGGCTGCGGCGCCTCGGTGTCGACCCGGCCGGCGCCGACGAGCTGGTGCACAGCCACAGCGCCGGCACCGGCGGCTGGCACGCCGGCGAGGAGATGAATCCGCCGGCCGCGCGGCAGGTGACCTCGCGCGGCGGTGCGGTGGCGGGCTTCGCCGCCCGCAAGCTCCGCTCCGACCTCATCGACGCCGCCGATCTGGTCCTCACCGCCACCGCCGACCAGCAGGAGTACGTGGTGGCGCTGCGGCCGGACGCCGCCGCCCGCACGTTCGTGCTCGGCGAGTTCGGCCGGCTGCTGGGCGGGGTGGAGCGGTCCGGGCTGCCCCCGGTCGAGGCCACCCCGGCGGCGGTGTACGCCCGGGGCGTGGCCCTGGTGGCCGCGGTGGACGCGGCCCGGCAGGGTGCCGCCACGCTGCCCACCGACGATCTCGACGATCCGTGGGGCCGGGGCGACCAGTGCTTCACCCGGGTGGCCGACGAGATCGAGGAGACCGTGCACCCGCTGGCTGCCGCGCTGCTGTCCTGA
- a CDS encoding L-threonylcarbamoyladenylate synthase: MLYDCRSPADRDRGIAAAIEAVKNGELVVMPTDTVYGIGADAFTPYAVKALADAKGSRQASPVLIGSRHTLDGLVFSLPRAARDLVEAFWPGALTIVVEHSPSLAWDLGDSSGTVAVRMPLHPVALEVLRETGPMAVASANKLGQPAALTAEEAREQLGYGVRAYLEAGPAVDPVPSTVVDLTGDVPRVLRQGAVSLVKLRDVVPDILDEQGV; the protein is encoded by the coding sequence ATGCTCTACGACTGTCGGTCGCCCGCCGACCGGGACCGCGGCATCGCCGCTGCCATCGAGGCGGTCAAGAACGGGGAACTCGTCGTCATGCCGACCGACACGGTCTACGGCATCGGCGCCGACGCCTTCACCCCGTACGCGGTGAAGGCCCTCGCGGACGCCAAGGGTTCCCGGCAGGCGTCCCCGGTGTTGATCGGGTCCCGGCACACCCTCGACGGCCTGGTCTTCTCGCTGCCCCGGGCGGCCCGCGACCTGGTCGAGGCGTTCTGGCCGGGCGCGCTGACCATCGTGGTGGAGCACTCGCCGAGCCTCGCCTGGGACCTGGGCGACTCCAGCGGCACGGTGGCGGTGCGGATGCCGCTGCACCCGGTGGCGCTGGAGGTGCTGCGGGAGACCGGCCCGATGGCGGTGGCCTCGGCCAACAAGCTCGGGCAGCCGGCCGCGCTCACCGCCGAGGAGGCCCGCGAGCAGCTCGGCTACGGCGTCCGCGCCTACCTGGAGGCGGGCCCGGCGGTGGATCCGGTGCCCAGCACGGTCGTCGACCTGACCGGCGACGTGCCCCGGGTGCTGCGTCAGGGCGCCGTGTCGCTGGTGAAGCTGCGCGACGTGGTGCCGGACATCCTCGACGAGCAGGGGGTCTGA
- the prmC gene encoding peptide chain release factor N(5)-glutamine methyltransferase: MTSLPQHPSKGTERERPSPAVVRAARALAAAGIEAPRAEAEQLVAYVLDVPRGRLALADGLTPEQRDRLDALVARRVAREPLQHLTGSAGFRHLELAVGPGVFVPRPETELLAGWGVEQGRRLGSPLVVDLCSGSGAIALAVAQELPGARVVAVERSPAALAWLRRNAADRAAAGDTRVEVVVADVTDPRLLADLVGRVDVLLCNPPYVPRSVVVPPEVAGYDPDEAVFGGTDGLDVIRPVVARAAELLRPGGVLGVEHDDTHGTAVPALLAGDGRYERVEEHRDLLGRARFATASRRSDGRHAEPGPAWQTGSS, encoded by the coding sequence GTGACCTCTCTCCCGCAACACCCGTCCAAAGGGACAGAACGCGAGCGGCCCTCGCCGGCGGTCGTCCGGGCGGCCCGGGCCCTGGCGGCGGCCGGGATCGAGGCGCCCCGCGCGGAGGCCGAGCAGCTCGTCGCGTACGTGCTGGACGTGCCGCGCGGCCGGCTGGCGCTGGCGGACGGCCTCACCCCGGAGCAGCGTGACCGGCTCGACGCGCTGGTGGCTCGGCGGGTGGCCCGGGAACCCCTCCAGCACCTCACCGGTTCGGCCGGATTCCGGCACCTGGAGCTGGCGGTCGGCCCGGGGGTGTTCGTACCCCGTCCGGAGACCGAGCTGCTCGCCGGCTGGGGCGTCGAGCAGGGGCGCCGGCTCGGCTCCCCGCTGGTGGTGGACCTGTGCTCCGGCTCCGGCGCGATCGCCCTGGCGGTGGCCCAGGAGCTGCCCGGGGCCCGGGTGGTGGCGGTGGAGCGGTCCCCGGCGGCGCTGGCCTGGCTGCGGCGCAACGCCGCCGACCGGGCCGCCGCGGGGGACACCCGGGTCGAGGTGGTGGTCGCCGACGTCACGGATCCGCGGCTGCTCGCCGACCTGGTCGGCCGGGTCGACGTGCTGCTCTGCAATCCGCCGTACGTGCCGCGGTCGGTGGTGGTGCCGCCCGAGGTGGCCGGGTACGACCCGGACGAGGCGGTCTTCGGTGGCACGGACGGGCTGGACGTGATCCGGCCGGTGGTCGCCCGGGCGGCCGAGCTGCTCCGGCCCGGCGGCGTGCTCGGCGTCGAGCACGACGACACCCACGGGACGGCGGTGCCCGCGCTGCTCGCCGGCGACGGTCGGTACGAGCGGGTCGAGGAGCATCGCGACCTGCTCGGGCGGGCCCGGTTCGCCACCGCGTCCCGCCGGTCGGACGGCCGCCACGCCGAGCCCGGCCCGGCGTGGCAGACTGGCTCCTCGTGA
- a CDS encoding GGDEF domain-containing protein, with protein MGWLDRVDDQVDALRRARALQEVSRSAEACTLLDRVIRTTADPYARADALVQRLSALINLGRTAEFTRAIEEASAAVRDLAEPYLHGHLNALAALAAHHQGALDRCVTHLVKAARALTADDDPDRDTAWGWHDLAMAYSYLSFHGHALGAIERARQVGLTAGIPEETFAAPGIRLRNAVALDHHGDSDGCLRVLRDVAGDFNRFLRLGRASSIRPSSLAAYGYAAARRAALGDRVESDGDADPARLLGHGGDSARARDLRELGQVCLAVADGRPIEAVARLDTTRVSNETLGAAEPPRLRSIALARAGDHAGAHRADRHAFRLAAQRSDRLRDVYIDGIAARIDHEEMRREAARYEGEALTDPLTGLPNRRRLERYIGAVVARGERVVIGVCDLDGFKAVNTRHGHHSGDLVLQRIAGVINRVMRRGDFVARYGGDEFVVVLPETGMPEANDVARRIQAAVRTEDWETLVPGTPVGVSIGFAEVAGGSGVSIREALGTAFELADREMLRAKEGLRAS; from the coding sequence GTGGGCTGGCTCGACCGGGTCGACGACCAGGTTGACGCCCTCCGACGCGCCCGGGCGTTGCAGGAGGTGAGCCGCTCGGCGGAGGCCTGCACCCTCCTCGACCGTGTGATCCGCACCACCGCCGACCCGTACGCGCGGGCCGACGCGCTGGTCCAGCGCCTCTCCGCGCTGATCAACCTCGGCCGGACGGCCGAGTTCACCCGCGCCATCGAGGAGGCGTCCGCCGCCGTCCGGGACCTGGCCGAGCCGTACCTGCACGGGCACCTCAACGCCCTGGCGGCCCTGGCCGCGCACCACCAGGGGGCGCTGGACCGCTGCGTCACCCACCTGGTCAAGGCGGCCCGGGCGCTGACCGCCGACGACGACCCGGACCGGGACACCGCGTGGGGCTGGCACGACCTGGCGATGGCCTACTCGTACCTCAGCTTCCACGGGCACGCGCTCGGCGCGATCGAACGCGCCCGCCAGGTGGGCCTCACCGCCGGCATCCCGGAGGAGACGTTCGCCGCGCCCGGCATCCGGCTGCGCAACGCGGTCGCCCTCGACCACCACGGCGACAGCGACGGCTGCCTGCGGGTGCTGCGCGACGTGGCCGGCGACTTCAACCGTTTCCTCCGGCTGGGGCGGGCCAGCAGCATCCGGCCGAGCAGCCTCGCCGCGTACGGCTACGCCGCCGCCCGGCGGGCCGCGCTCGGCGACCGGGTGGAATCCGACGGCGACGCCGATCCCGCCCGGCTGCTCGGCCACGGCGGGGACAGCGCTCGCGCCCGTGACCTGCGCGAACTCGGCCAGGTCTGCCTGGCCGTCGCCGACGGCCGGCCGATCGAGGCGGTGGCCCGGCTGGACACCACCCGGGTCTCGAACGAGACGCTGGGCGCGGCCGAGCCGCCCCGGCTCCGCAGCATCGCGCTGGCCCGGGCCGGGGACCACGCCGGCGCGCACCGGGCCGACCGGCACGCGTTCCGGCTGGCGGCGCAGCGCAGCGACCGGCTGCGGGACGTGTACATCGACGGCATCGCCGCCCGGATCGACCACGAGGAGATGCGCCGTGAGGCCGCCCGGTACGAGGGCGAGGCGCTCACCGACCCGCTGACCGGGCTGCCCAACCGGCGCCGGCTGGAGCGCTACATCGGGGCGGTGGTGGCCCGGGGCGAGCGGGTGGTGATCGGCGTCTGCGACCTGGACGGCTTCAAGGCGGTGAACACCCGGCACGGCCACCACTCCGGCGACCTGGTGCTGCAACGGATCGCCGGGGTGATCAACCGGGTGATGCGCCGGGGCGACTTCGTGGCCCGCTACGGCGGTGACGAGTTCGTGGTGGTGCTGCCCGAGACGGGCATGCCCGAGGCGAACGACGTGGCCCGCCGGATCCAGGCCGCCGTACGCACCGAGGACTGGGAGACGCTGGTCCCCGGCACCCCGGTCGGGGTGAGCATCGGCTTCGCCGAGGTCGCCGGCGGCTCCGGGGTGAGCATCCGGGAGGCGCTGGGCACCGCGTTCGAACTCGCCGACCGGGAGATGCTGCGCGCCAAGGAGGGCCTCCGCGCGTCCTGA
- the prfA gene encoding peptide chain release factor 1 has protein sequence MSSERLTALLDEYAELEKRLADPAIHADQGTARRVGRRYAELVPLHKAAGELEQARADLAAARELAAEDPAFAGEAETIAASLPALEERLAELLIPRDPHDAKDVIVEIKAGEGGEESALFAGDLLRMYTRYAERHGWVTEVIDSQDSDLGGVKDVSLAIKTKGVPEGGNGVWSRLKWEGGVHRVQRVPVTESQGRIHTSAAGVLVLPEAEDVDVTIDPNDLRIDVFRSSGPGGQSVNTTDSAVRITHVPTGIVVSCQNEKSQLQNREQAMRILRARLLAAAQEQADAAASDARKAQVRTVDRSERIRTYNFPQNRITDHRIGYTAYNLDLALAGELDGVLAALTEADRAARLAGETELSRR, from the coding sequence ATGAGCAGTGAGCGCCTGACCGCCCTCCTCGACGAGTACGCCGAGCTGGAGAAGCGGCTGGCCGACCCGGCCATCCACGCCGACCAGGGCACCGCGCGCCGGGTCGGCCGGCGCTACGCGGAACTGGTCCCACTGCACAAGGCCGCCGGCGAGCTGGAGCAGGCCCGGGCCGACCTGGCCGCCGCCCGCGAACTGGCCGCCGAGGATCCGGCCTTCGCCGGCGAGGCGGAGACGATCGCCGCGTCCCTGCCGGCGCTGGAGGAGAGGCTCGCGGAACTGCTGATCCCGCGCGACCCGCACGACGCCAAGGACGTCATCGTCGAGATCAAGGCGGGCGAGGGCGGCGAGGAGTCCGCGCTCTTCGCCGGTGACCTGCTCCGGATGTACACCCGGTACGCCGAGCGGCACGGCTGGGTCACCGAGGTGATCGACTCGCAGGACTCCGACCTCGGCGGGGTCAAGGACGTCTCCCTGGCGATCAAGACCAAGGGCGTGCCGGAGGGCGGCAACGGGGTCTGGTCCCGGCTCAAGTGGGAGGGCGGCGTGCACCGGGTGCAGCGCGTCCCGGTCACCGAGTCGCAGGGCCGGATCCACACCAGCGCGGCCGGTGTGCTGGTGCTGCCGGAGGCCGAGGACGTCGACGTCACCATCGACCCGAACGACCTGCGGATCGACGTGTTCCGCTCGTCCGGGCCCGGTGGGCAGTCGGTCAACACCACCGACTCGGCGGTCCGGATCACCCACGTGCCCACCGGGATCGTGGTCTCCTGCCAGAACGAGAAGTCGCAGCTCCAGAACCGGGAGCAGGCCATGCGGATCCTGCGCGCCCGGCTGCTCGCCGCGGCCCAGGAGCAGGCCGACGCCGCCGCCTCGGACGCCCGCAAGGCGCAGGTGCGCACCGTGGACCGGTCGGAGCGGATCCGCACGTACAACTTCCCGCAGAACCGGATCACCGACCACCGGATCGGCTACACGGCGTACAACCTGGACCTGGCCCTGGCCGGTGAGCTGGACGGCGTGCTGGCTGCCCTCACCGAGGCCGACCGGGCCGCCCGCCTCGCCGGTGAGACGGAACTGTCCCGCCGCTGA
- the rpmE gene encoding 50S ribosomal protein L31, translating into MKPNIHPEYVTTEVRCSCGNSFTTRSTAKGGQISVETCSACHPFYTGKQRVLDTAGRVAKFQQKYAKVQAKKAK; encoded by the coding sequence ATGAAGCCCAACATCCACCCGGAGTACGTGACCACCGAGGTCCGCTGCTCCTGCGGTAACTCCTTCACCACCCGCAGCACCGCCAAGGGCGGTCAGATCAGCGTCGAGACCTGCAGCGCCTGCCACCCGTTCTACACCGGCAAGCAGCGCGTCCTCGACACCGCCGGTCGGGTCGCGAAGTTCCAGCAGAAGTACGCCAAGGTTCAGGCCAAGAAGGCCAAGTAG
- a CDS encoding phosphatase domain-containing protein, with the protein MFRLIATRGLPASGKTTFARRLQPGVVRVNRDDLRRMMHGERLFTQWAEGQVTRVQRAQVTALLAARVSVCVDDTNLRSRTLRDWAELAERFGAAFEVHDFTDVPLEECLRRDAARSEVDRVGEAAIRRLHERYLANRPLPLPIPTVRTGGPARVHEARTERPDIVLVDIDGTVALNVSRSPYDMTRVGEDMPNEAVIAAVRAMHAAGHGVVFCSGRDASARADTVAWLDRHVKVPYLALHLRAIGDHRKDAVVKQEIYEREIRDRYRVVGVFDDRQQVVRMWRSLGLTVFQVAEGDF; encoded by the coding sequence ATGTTCCGCCTGATCGCGACCCGTGGGCTGCCCGCCTCCGGCAAGACCACCTTCGCCCGTCGCCTCCAGCCCGGCGTGGTCCGGGTCAACCGGGACGACCTGCGCCGGATGATGCACGGCGAGCGGCTCTTCACCCAGTGGGCCGAGGGGCAGGTCACCCGGGTCCAACGGGCGCAGGTGACGGCGCTGCTGGCGGCCCGGGTGAGCGTCTGCGTGGACGACACCAACCTGCGCTCTCGCACCCTGCGCGACTGGGCGGAACTGGCCGAGCGGTTCGGCGCCGCGTTCGAGGTGCACGACTTCACCGACGTGCCGCTGGAGGAGTGCCTGCGCCGGGACGCCGCGCGGTCGGAGGTGGACCGGGTCGGCGAGGCCGCGATCCGCCGGCTGCACGAGCGTTACCTGGCCAACCGCCCGCTGCCGCTGCCGATCCCGACCGTACGCACCGGCGGCCCGGCCCGGGTCCACGAGGCGCGGACCGAGCGGCCGGACATCGTGCTGGTCGACATCGACGGGACGGTCGCGCTGAACGTGTCCCGCAGCCCGTACGACATGACCCGGGTCGGGGAGGACATGCCGAACGAGGCGGTGATCGCGGCGGTCCGGGCGATGCACGCGGCCGGACACGGGGTGGTCTTCTGCTCGGGGCGGGACGCCTCGGCCCGGGCCGACACGGTGGCCTGGCTGGACCGGCACGTCAAGGTGCCGTACCTGGCGCTGCACCTGCGGGCGATCGGCGACCACCGCAAGGACGCCGTGGTCAAGCAGGAGATCTACGAACGGGAGATCCGGGACCGGTACCGGGTGGTCGGCGTCTTCGACGACCGGCAGCAGGTGGTCCGGATGTGGCGCTCGCTCGGCCTGACCGTCTTCCAGGTCGCCGAAGGCGACTTCTGA
- the rho gene encoding transcription termination factor Rho gives MSDTTDVTSDVSNVAGDATAAAPTRRRRSGTGLSAMLLPELQSLAASLGISGTARMRKGELISAIAERQGGAAAGTPRPRAEVAAAAAPAREEVHAEVREERAETERRPAEPAPVAEPTEGRTRSRRGRAAAATAATEARPAEARTEEAAAETGERAERGESRTRERAERGDRAERGERAERGERAERGERAERGERAERGDRAERGDRAERGERAERAERNERGERTERGERTERGERAERGERAERNERNDRGQRAERDHDADDDGEGGGRRGRRSRFRDRRRGRGERAEGEGGGREPQVGEDDVLVPVAGIIDVLDNYAFVRTTGYLAGPNDVYVSMSQIKKYGLRRGDAITGAVRAAREGEQRRDKYNPLVRLDTINGMEPEEARRRPEFYKLTPLYPQERLRLETEPHILTTRVIDLVMPIGKGQRALIVSPPKAGKTMVLQAIANAITRNNPECHLMVVLVDERPEEVTDMQRSVKGEVIAATFDRPPQDHTTVAELAIERAKRLVELGHDVVVLLDSVTRLGRSYNLAAPASGRIMSGGIDSTALYPPKRFLGAARNIENGGSLTILATALVETGSMADTVIFEEFKGTGNAELKLDRKIADKRVFPAIDINPSGTRKEEVLLAPEELAIVHKLRKVLHSLDSQAALDLLLDRLKQSRTNIEFLMQIAKSTPGE, from the coding sequence TTGAGCGACACCACCGACGTGACGTCGGATGTTTCCAACGTCGCTGGCGATGCCACCGCCGCCGCCCCCACGCGTCGTCGGCGCAGCGGTACCGGCCTGTCGGCGATGCTGCTGCCGGAGCTCCAGAGCCTGGCCGCGTCGCTCGGCATCTCTGGCACGGCTCGCATGCGTAAGGGCGAGCTGATCAGCGCGATCGCCGAGCGGCAGGGCGGCGCCGCCGCCGGGACCCCTCGACCACGTGCCGAGGTCGCGGCGGCGGCCGCGCCCGCCCGGGAAGAGGTGCACGCCGAGGTACGCGAGGAGCGGGCCGAGACCGAGCGCCGGCCGGCCGAGCCGGCACCGGTCGCCGAGCCGACCGAGGGGCGTACCCGCAGCCGGCGTGGCCGGGCCGCCGCGGCGACTGCGGCGACCGAGGCCCGGCCGGCCGAGGCGCGCACCGAGGAGGCCGCCGCCGAGACCGGCGAGCGGGCCGAGCGCGGCGAGAGCCGGACCCGGGAGCGGGCCGAGCGCGGCGACCGTGCCGAGCGCGGCGAGCGGGCCGAGCGGGGCGAGCGGGCCGAGCGGGGCGAGCGGGCCGAGCGGGGCGAGCGGGCCGAGCGCGGCGACCGTGCAGAGCGCGGCGACCGTGCAGAGCGCGGCGAGCGTGCCGAGCGGGCCGAGCGCAACGAGCGCGGTGAGCGGACCGAGCGCGGTGAGCGGACCGAGCGCGGTGAGCGGGCCGAGCGCGGTGAGCGGGCGGAGCGCAACGAGCGCAACGACCGTGGTCAGCGCGCCGAGCGTGACCACGACGCGGACGACGACGGCGAGGGCGGCGGCCGGCGCGGCCGGCGCAGCCGGTTCCGGGACCGCCGGCGTGGCCGTGGCGAGCGGGCCGAGGGCGAGGGCGGCGGCCGCGAGCCGCAGGTCGGCGAGGACGACGTGCTCGTCCCGGTCGCCGGCATCATCGACGTGCTCGACAACTACGCCTTCGTCCGGACCACCGGCTACCTGGCCGGCCCGAACGACGTGTACGTCTCGATGTCCCAGATCAAGAAGTACGGCCTGCGCCGCGGCGACGCGATCACCGGTGCCGTACGGGCTGCCCGCGAGGGCGAGCAGCGGCGCGACAAGTACAACCCGCTGGTCCGGCTGGACACCATCAACGGGATGGAGCCGGAGGAGGCGCGGCGTCGGCCGGAGTTCTACAAGCTCACCCCGCTGTACCCGCAGGAGCGGCTGCGGCTGGAGACCGAGCCGCACATCCTGACCACCCGGGTCATCGATCTGGTGATGCCGATCGGCAAGGGTCAGCGGGCGTTGATCGTCTCGCCGCCGAAGGCGGGTAAGACGATGGTGTTGCAGGCGATCGCGAACGCGATCACCCGTAACAATCCGGAGTGCCACCTGATGGTGGTGCTGGTCGACGAGCGGCCGGAAGAGGTCACCGACATGCAGCGGTCGGTGAAGGGCGAGGTCATCGCGGCCACGTTCGACCGTCCGCCGCAGGACCACACCACGGTGGCGGAGTTGGCGATCGAGCGGGCGAAGCGTCTGGTCGAGCTGGGGCATGACGTGGTCGTGCTGCTCGACTCGGTGACCCGGCTCGGTCGGTCGTACAACCTGGCGGCGCCGGCCAGCGGCCGGATCATGTCGGGTGGTATCGACTCCACCGCGCTCTACCCGCCGAAGCGCTTCCTGGGCGCGGCGCGGAACATCGAGAACGGCGGCTCGCTGACCATCCTCGCCACCGCGCTGGTGGAGACCGGGTCCATGGCGGACACGGTCATCTTCGAGGAGTTCAAGGGCACCGGCAACGCCGAGCTGAAGCTGGACCGGAAGATCGCCGACAAGCGGGTCTTCCCGGCGATCGACATCAACCCCTCCGGTACGCGCAAGGAGGAGGTCCTGCTCGCGCCGGAGGAGTTGGCCATCGTCCACAAGCTCCGGAAGGTGCTGCACTCGCTGGACTCGCAGGCGGCGCTCGACCTCCTGCTGGACCGGCTCAAGCAGTCCCGCACCAACATCGAGTTCCTGATGCAGATCGCGAAGTCCACGCCGGGCGAGTGA
- the thrB gene encoding homoserine kinase → MNFASGPVRVRVPATSANLGPGFDALGLALGLYDDVAAEVTTGGVRVTVTGEGAGELPADDRHLVVTSMRAAFDVLGAQPSGLSLTCVNRIPQARGLGSSSAAIVAGVLLARALVDDGAARLADDAALRLAAEIEGHPDNVAPCLLGGFTVAWTEQAGARAVSLAVAEGVRPTVFVPGERGLTAAARAALPAAVPHGDAALTAGRAALLVHALTADPALLLPATVDRLHQDYRAEGMPGTAVLVGALRAAGVAAVVSGAGPTVLALTEVPAGFAAGTDWQCWELPIDVSGARVARGRLGHAERDPVAAGRKS, encoded by the coding sequence ATGAATTTCGCCTCCGGCCCGGTGCGGGTGCGGGTGCCCGCGACCAGCGCGAACCTGGGCCCGGGTTTCGACGCGCTCGGATTGGCCCTGGGGCTGTACGACGACGTGGCGGCCGAGGTGACCACCGGAGGCGTACGGGTGACGGTGACCGGTGAGGGCGCCGGGGAGCTGCCGGCGGACGACCGGCACCTCGTGGTGACATCCATGCGCGCCGCCTTCGACGTGCTCGGCGCGCAGCCGTCCGGGCTGTCGCTGACGTGCGTCAACCGGATTCCGCAGGCGCGGGGCCTCGGCTCGTCCTCGGCGGCGATCGTCGCCGGGGTGCTGCTGGCCCGTGCGTTGGTCGATGACGGCGCGGCCCGGCTGGCCGACGACGCCGCGCTCCGGCTGGCCGCCGAGATCGAGGGTCACCCGGACAATGTCGCCCCCTGCCTGCTCGGCGGGTTCACGGTCGCCTGGACGGAGCAGGCCGGGGCCCGGGCGGTCTCGCTGGCCGTCGCGGAGGGCGTGCGCCCCACCGTCTTCGTGCCCGGCGAGCGGGGCCTGACCGCCGCCGCCCGGGCCGCCCTGCCCGCCGCCGTGCCGCACGGCGACGCGGCGCTGACCGCCGGTCGGGCGGCGCTGCTGGTGCACGCGTTGACCGCCGATCCGGCGCTGCTGCTGCCGGCCACCGTCGACCGGCTGCACCAGGACTACCGGGCCGAGGGGATGCCGGGCACGGCCGTCCTGGTGGGTGCGCTGCGTGCGGCCGGTGTGGCGGCTGTGGTCAGTGGGGCGGGGCCCACCGTGCTGGCGTTGACCGAGGTCCCCGCGGGATTTGCCGCGGGAACAGATTGGCAGTGCTGGGAGTTACCGATAGATGTCAGCGGCGCCCGGGTTGCCCGGGGTAGACTTGGACACGCCGAGCGGGACCCTGTTGCCGCAGGTCGGAAGAGTTGA
- a CDS encoding MFS transporter, giving the protein MSPTVSVVVRNRDFRNLFFAELVVFGSDWFVMVPLLVLLPELTGSGVWGALVLAVDTGTTALLLPYTGTVADRFDRRKVMIAANLAALAGVLLLLGVRSAGTAWLALVAIAAVAVAKAFYSPAAQAALPNVLDPADLAAGNAVAGSAWGTMTVVGASLGGMLSAAAGPYVSFWVAAGGLAVAAGVATRIRRPLQAPRDPGLAHPRTWPAIHEALRYIAHRPRVLALVTVKSAVGLGNGVLTVFPLLAAVYGVGSVGTGLLFAFRGAGALVGPILMRRVLTNRAWLLSGLALSMSLYGVAYVGASLVGWFPLVLVLVLLAHLGGGSNWVLSNYALQGEVPDRLRGRVFATDMMLATLAISASQLVVALVVDQVSERTVLAGCGLVTVVYALGWRLATRRLSLTEPAAEPEPTRTP; this is encoded by the coding sequence GTGTCACCCACTGTCTCGGTCGTCGTCCGCAACCGCGATTTCCGCAATCTCTTCTTCGCCGAGCTGGTGGTGTTCGGCTCGGACTGGTTCGTCATGGTGCCGCTGCTGGTGCTCCTGCCGGAGCTGACCGGCAGCGGGGTGTGGGGCGCGCTGGTCCTCGCCGTGGACACCGGCACGACGGCGCTGCTGCTGCCGTACACCGGGACCGTCGCGGACCGGTTCGACCGGCGGAAGGTCATGATCGCGGCGAACCTGGCCGCGCTGGCCGGCGTCCTGCTGTTGCTCGGGGTGCGGAGCGCCGGCACGGCGTGGCTCGCCCTGGTCGCCATCGCGGCCGTGGCGGTGGCGAAGGCGTTCTACTCGCCGGCGGCCCAGGCCGCCCTGCCCAACGTGCTCGATCCGGCGGACCTGGCCGCGGGCAACGCCGTCGCCGGCTCGGCCTGGGGCACGATGACCGTCGTCGGCGCGTCGCTCGGCGGCATGCTCAGCGCCGCCGCCGGCCCGTACGTCAGCTTCTGGGTGGCGGCGGGCGGCCTGGCCGTGGCCGCCGGCGTGGCCACCCGGATCCGCCGGCCGTTGCAGGCGCCCCGCGACCCGGGGCTGGCGCACCCGCGCACCTGGCCGGCGATCCACGAGGCGCTGCGCTACATCGCGCACCGGCCGCGGGTGCTGGCGCTGGTCACCGTGAAGTCGGCGGTCGGCCTCGGCAACGGTGTGCTCACCGTCTTCCCGCTGCTCGCCGCGGTGTACGGGGTCGGCTCGGTCGGCACCGGCCTGCTCTTCGCCTTCCGGGGCGCGGGTGCCCTGGTCGGGCCGATCCTGATGCGGCGGGTGCTTACCAACCGGGCCTGGCTGCTCAGCGGCCTGGCCCTGTCCATGTCCCTCTACGGCGTGGCCTACGTCGGGGCGTCGTTGGTCGGCTGGTTCCCGCTGGTGCTGGTGCTGGTCCTCCTGGCCCACCTCGGCGGCGGCAGCAACTGGGTGCTGTCCAACTACGCCCTCCAGGGCGAGGTGCCGGACCGGCTGCGGGGCCGGGTGTTCGCCACCGACATGATGCTGGCGACGCTGGCCATCTCGGCCAGCCAGTTGGTGGTGGCGCTGGTGGTGGACCAGGTGAGCGAGCGGACGGTGCTGGCCGGCTGCGGCCTGGTCACGGTGGTCTACGCGCTGGGCTGGCGGCTCGCCACCCGACGGCTCTCGCTCACCGAGCCGGCGGCGGAGCCGGAGCCCACCCGTACGCCCTGA